The proteins below are encoded in one region of Tamandua tetradactyla isolate mTamTet1 chromosome 9, mTamTet1.pri, whole genome shotgun sequence:
- the LOC143645567 gene encoding olfactory receptor 5A1-like, whose protein sequence is MAMGRNISMMTHFILLGFSEHLELQSVLFVLCLGIYFMTLVWNLGLLVLIKMDLHLHSPMYFFLGNLSFVDISYTSSIAPKMLCDFFKEQKTISFVGCAAQFFIFIGMGGTECCLLAAMAYDRYAAISNPLLYTALMSPTVCVGMASTAYAGGFLTGLAQTSSVFRLRFCRSRIINHFFCDLPPLLDLSCSSTFLSQVINFLVVCAVGGTSAVVVLVSYGYIIASVMKIHSNQGRTKAFNTCVSHLTTVILFYGSGLFSYLHSSAGHSKDQDKVVSMFYGIVIPMLNPIIYSLRNKEIKEALEKLKKKKSMSSLCHLVL, encoded by the coding sequence ATGGCTATGGGAAGGAATATCAGCATGATGACCCATTTCATCCTTCTAGGATTTTCAGAGCATCTAGAGCTGCAGAGTGTCCTTTTTGTGTTATGTCTGGGGATCTATTTCATGACTCTGGTTTGGAACCTGGGCCTGCTTGTTCTAATCAAGATGGATTTGCACCTTCATTcccccatgtatttcttccttggtAACTTGTCCTTTGTTGATATTTCATATACCTCCTCCATTGCCCCGAAGATGCTCTGTGACTTCTTCAAGGAGCAGAAGACTATCTCCTTCGTGGGATGTGCTGCTCAGTTTTTCATCTTCATTGGGATGGGAGGCACTGAGTGCTGCCTCCTGGCAGCTATGGCATATGACCGTTATGCTGCCATTTCCAACCCTTTGCTCTACACAGCCCTCATGTCACCCACAGTCTGTGTGGGGATGGCCAGTACAGCATATGCTGGAGGATTCCTCACTGGATTGGCCCAAACCAGCTCCGTTTTCCGGCTCCGTTTCTGTAGGTCACGGATCATTAACCACTTTTTCTGCGACCTTCCACCCCTGCTGGACTTGTCTTGCTCTAGTACCTTCCTCAGCCAGGTGATAAACTTTCTTGTCGTGTGTGCAGTTGGTGGGACATCTGCTGTTGTTGTCCTGGTGTCCTACGGTTACATCATTGCTTCTGTTATGAAGATCCACTCAAACCAAGGGCGGACAAAAGCTTTCAATACCTGTGTCTCTCATCTGACCACAGTGATTCTTTTCTATGGCTCTGGTCTCTTCTCGTACCTCCATTCCAGTGCTGGCCATTCAAAGGACCAAGATAAGGTGGTGTCCATGTTCTATGGAATTGTGATCCCCATGCTGAACCCCATCATATATAGTCTGCGGAATAAGGAGATAAAAGAGGCACTGGAAAAACTCAAGAAGAAGAAGTCCATGTCCTCTCTGTGTCATCTAGTCCTttga